In one Winogradskyella sp. MH6 genomic region, the following are encoded:
- the rpmI gene encoding 50S ribosomal protein L35, producing the protein MPKMKTKSSAKKRFKLTGTGKIKRKHAFKSHILTKKSKKRKLALTHDTVVHKSDEDNIKTMLRLK; encoded by the coding sequence ATGCCTAAAATGAAAACTAAATCGAGTGCTAAGAAACGTTTCAAACTAACTGGCACTGGTAAGATTAAAAGAAAGCACGCTTTTAAGAGTCACATCTTAACAAAGAAATCTAAAAAGCGTAAGCTTGCGTTAACTCATGATACAGTAGTACATAAGTCTGACGAAGATAATATTAAAACAATGTTACGTTTAAAGTAA
- the rplT gene encoding 50S ribosomal protein L20 — protein MPRSVNSVAKRARRKKVLKQAKGYFGRRKNVWTVAKNAVDKAMQYSYRDRRNKKRTFRALWIMRINAGARQHGMSYSKFMGKLKANNIELNRKVLADLAMNHPEAFEAIVNKVK, from the coding sequence ATGCCAAGATCAGTAAATTCAGTTGCAAAGAGAGCCAGAAGAAAAAAGGTTCTTAAGCAAGCAAAAGGTTACTTTGGACGTCGTAAAAACGTTTGGACAGTAGCAAAAAATGCGGTTGACAAAGCGATGCAATACTCGTACAGAGACCGTAGAAACAAAAAAAGAACATTCCGCGCGTTATGGATTATGCGTATTAATGCAGGTGCAAGACAACACGGAATGAGCTATTCTAAGTTTATGGGTAAATTAAAAGCTAACAATATCGAATTGAACCGTAAAGTTCTTGCAGATTTAGCAATGAATCACCCAGAAGCTTTTGAAGCAATAGTAAACAAAGTAAAGTAA
- a CDS encoding secondary thiamine-phosphate synthase enzyme YjbQ, with amino-acid sequence MKFFQNEIKLEAYSRGFHLITTKIINSIPEIEQINIGQLQVFIKHTSASLTINENADPTVRLDFESHINKLVPENQSYYKHTYEGSDDMPAHIKASLMGTSVQIPITNGKLNMGIWQGIYLCEHRNNASGRNLVITAFGN; translated from the coding sequence ATGAAATTCTTTCAAAATGAAATAAAACTGGAAGCTTACTCAAGAGGATTTCATCTTATTACTACAAAAATAATAAATTCAATTCCCGAGATTGAACAGATTAATATTGGTCAGCTACAAGTGTTCATCAAACACACATCGGCTAGTTTAACCATCAATGAAAATGCTGACCCAACAGTAAGATTAGATTTTGAAAGCCATATAAATAAGCTGGTGCCAGAAAATCAGTCTTATTATAAACATACTTATGAAGGGTCAGATGATATGCCAGCACACATAAAAGCCTCTTTAATGGGCACTTCAGTTCAAATCCCAATTACAAACGGTAAACTGAATATGGGTATTTGGCAAGGTATTTACCTTTGTGAGCACAGAAATAATGCTTCAGGAAGAAATTTGGTTATAACCGCTTTTGGAAATTAA
- a CDS encoding EF-hand domain-containing protein produces the protein MSTKEQILNKIQILITNHFKTPEEAFAFFDEDGNGKLSRSEIKTLLKEADISGFLRGIVSSKLIEGYDKYGDEMIDWKEFKFAIDEISDESR, from the coding sequence ATGTCTACAAAAGAACAAATACTTAATAAAATTCAAATTTTAATAACAAACCACTTTAAAACACCAGAAGAAGCATTTGCCTTTTTTGATGAAGATGGTAATGGAAAGTTGTCAAGAAGCGAAATTAAAACATTGTTGAAAGAGGCAGATATAAGTGGTTTTCTTAGAGGTATTGTTTCGTCAAAACTCATTGAGGGTTATGATAAGTATGGAGATGAAATGATAGATTGGAAAGAATTCAAATTTGCTATTGATGAAATTTCTGATGAATCAAGATAA
- a CDS encoding asparagine synthetase B: MDAESQENHLKAYGVTFWTLERELKVNWLLNYRGGSFLLPDAEIIQRECQIRGVSFEVISDTKAKEILDEIASPAVNQEAVVLEKAPKIAVYTPYGKQPWDDAVTMVLTYAEIPYETIYDEEVLNDELLLYDWLHLHHEDFTGQYGKFYRTYRSAAWYIEEKKAAEELANKLGYDKVSDAKLAVALKIRDYVVGGGFMFAMCSATDSFDIALSAEGVDICEPMFDGDGSDPGYQNKIDYSKTFAFKDYVLERSPNVYEFSSIDMTSKRQIPFKTDYFSLMEYSAKWDPIPTMLTQNHTSLVKGFMGQTTSFTRDEIKSNVLVMGENRTNGEAKYIHGIKGKGFFTFYGGHDPEDYTHRVGDPKTELDLHPTSPGYRLILNNVLFPAAKKKKQKT, translated from the coding sequence ATGGATGCAGAGTCACAAGAAAATCATCTTAAAGCTTATGGAGTAACCTTTTGGACTTTAGAGCGCGAGCTCAAAGTAAACTGGTTATTGAATTATAGAGGTGGTTCATTTTTGCTGCCAGATGCAGAAATTATTCAGCGAGAATGTCAGATTAGGGGTGTTTCGTTTGAAGTAATTTCTGATACCAAAGCAAAAGAAATATTAGATGAAATTGCAAGTCCAGCGGTAAATCAAGAAGCTGTTGTGTTAGAAAAGGCACCGAAGATTGCAGTCTACACACCTTACGGAAAGCAACCTTGGGATGATGCTGTAACTATGGTGTTGACTTATGCTGAAATTCCATATGAAACTATTTACGATGAAGAAGTTCTAAATGACGAACTATTACTTTATGATTGGTTACATCTGCATCACGAGGATTTTACTGGTCAATATGGCAAGTTTTACAGAACGTATCGTTCGGCAGCTTGGTATATAGAAGAGAAGAAAGCTGCAGAAGAATTAGCCAATAAGTTAGGTTATGATAAAGTGTCTGATGCAAAATTAGCTGTAGCCTTAAAAATTAGAGATTATGTTGTAGGTGGTGGGTTTATGTTTGCAATGTGTTCTGCAACTGATAGTTTTGATATTGCTTTATCAGCAGAGGGTGTTGATATTTGTGAGCCAATGTTCGATGGAGATGGAAGTGACCCAGGATATCAAAATAAGATAGATTACTCAAAAACTTTCGCATTTAAGGACTATGTATTAGAAAGGAGCCCTAATGTTTATGAGTTTTCTTCAATTGATATGACGTCTAAACGTCAAATACCATTTAAAACAGATTATTTTTCGTTGATGGAATATTCAGCAAAATGGGATCCAATTCCAACAATGTTAACTCAAAATCATACATCTTTGGTAAAAGGTTTTATGGGACAAACGACATCTTTTACAAGAGATGAAATAAAATCTAATGTATTAGTGATGGGAGAAAATAGAACTAATGGTGAAGCTAAATATATTCACGGAATTAAAGGAAAAGGTTTTTTTACATTTTATGGTGGGCACGATCCTGAAGATTATACACATAGAGTAGGAGACCCTAAAACAGAATTAGACTTACATCCTACATCTCCTGGTTACAGGTTAATCCTCAATAATGTATTGTTCCCAGCAGCAAAAAAGAAGAAACAAAAGACTTGA
- a CDS encoding sulfotransferase family protein, protein MDDIKRICLWSGPRNISTALMYSFAQRSDTKVFDEPLYAYYLKHHREAKSYHPGADEIMNTMESDGEKVVEMMLNNTEKPVLFFKQMTHHLLDLDRNFMKDTVNIILTRNPVEMLPSFDKVIRNPTIDDVGYQLHIDLLNYFESQNIPFKVVNSEQVLKNPEEMLQKLCAFAKIPFEKSMLSWKPQKRDEDGIWANYWYHSVHKSSGFQKYKAKTEPFPTHLNALLEQCLLCYNRLMEYKFSS, encoded by the coding sequence ATGGATGATATAAAACGAATTTGTTTATGGTCTGGACCTAGAAATATTTCTACAGCTTTAATGTATTCTTTTGCCCAGCGCTCAGATACAAAAGTATTTGATGAACCACTTTATGCTTATTATTTAAAACATCATCGAGAAGCAAAAAGTTATCATCCAGGAGCAGATGAAATCATGAATACTATGGAGTCTGATGGAGAAAAGGTGGTAGAAATGATGTTGAATAATACTGAAAAGCCTGTATTATTTTTTAAACAGATGACACATCATCTTTTAGATTTAGATCGAAATTTTATGAAAGATACCGTCAATATTATTTTGACCAGAAATCCGGTAGAAATGTTACCATCTTTTGATAAAGTGATTCGAAATCCTACAATTGATGATGTAGGTTACCAACTTCATATAGATCTTTTGAATTATTTTGAAAGTCAAAATATTCCTTTTAAAGTTGTAAATTCTGAGCAGGTACTTAAAAATCCTGAAGAAATGCTCCAAAAATTGTGTGCCTTTGCAAAAATTCCTTTTGAAAAATCAATGCTATCTTGGAAGCCTCAAAAGCGTGATGAAGATGGTATTTGGGCTAATTATTGGTATCACAGTGTTCATAAATCTAGTGGATTTCAAAAATATAAGGCAAAAACAGAACCTTTTCCAACGCATCTAAATGCTCTTTTAGAGCAATGTTTACTGTGCTATAATCGATTGATGGAGTATAAATTTAGCTCTTAA
- a CDS encoding aminotransferase class IV, whose product MVHGTHNAQEDSRNDTILISINDEFFPRNEAKISVFDSGYLVGDGVWEALRLHNGVLVFLEDHFNRLWQSAKTVGMALPFTKKELTQKIWDILNANKMKDGVHVRIMVTRGIKKTPSQDPRLTISGPNVVIIPEYKNASKESKEKGITLFTSTIRRGSPDYLDPRLNCHSKLHEVQALIQAIEAGADEALMLDVNGFVATCNATNFFMIKNGEVWTSTSKYCMNGITRAKVIEVCKTNNMPCFEKDFSLFDVYGADEAFVTGTFGGLTPVTKIDGRQIGDGKYGKTTRNLSSLYEGLIERTVANG is encoded by the coding sequence ATGGTTCACGGTACGCACAATGCTCAAGAAGATTCTAGAAATGACACTATTCTCATTTCCATAAATGATGAATTTTTTCCAAGAAATGAGGCGAAAATTTCTGTTTTTGATAGTGGTTATTTAGTGGGTGATGGGGTTTGGGAGGCTTTGAGATTACATAATGGTGTCTTGGTCTTTTTAGAAGATCATTTTAATAGGTTATGGCAATCAGCTAAAACAGTTGGTATGGCGTTACCATTTACAAAGAAGGAGCTAACCCAAAAAATCTGGGACATACTCAATGCTAATAAAATGAAAGATGGTGTACACGTTAGGATTATGGTAACACGTGGAATTAAAAAAACACCATCTCAAGATCCCAGATTAACTATTTCAGGACCTAATGTGGTAATCATTCCAGAGTATAAAAACGCATCAAAAGAATCAAAGGAAAAGGGCATAACTTTATTTACGAGTACCATCAGAAGAGGTTCTCCAGATTATCTTGATCCAAGGTTGAATTGTCATAGTAAACTTCATGAAGTTCAGGCGCTGATTCAAGCCATTGAGGCTGGTGCAGACGAAGCTTTAATGCTAGATGTTAATGGTTTTGTGGCAACCTGTAACGCTACCAATTTTTTTATGATTAAAAATGGAGAGGTATGGACGTCTACGAGTAAATATTGTATGAACGGTATTACCAGAGCTAAAGTTATAGAAGTCTGTAAAACCAACAATATGCCATGTTTTGAAAAAGATTTTTCTTTGTTTGATGTCTATGGAGCAGATGAGGCATTTGTTACTGGCACTTTTGGAGGCTTAACACCTGTTACAAAAATTGATGGTCGACAAATAGGCGATGGAAAGTACGGTAAGACGACTAGAAATTTGAGTAGTTTGTATGAAGGATTAATTGAAAGAACTGTTGCAAATGGATGA
- a CDS encoding AI-2E family transporter has product MLDQRRTTNLLLLIIAIPLVFYLLKVLSFIFIPLIFSMFIALLFLPLMRQLGRRKVPKFLSILVVLLLVTVGVYLGIELIQLSSREILATKSEFVPKAEEKIADLKVYLSNGFGIEFEQDKGFLAQFFEKENLGTTFGFIRTFFTTLLMTAFFVVLWLGESINVHNLLNNTILRQKHTSIKAFMKIEKDLIKFIKVKVLVSALTGLFTGLMCVMFDVSFPIFWGLFAFAINFVQMVGSFISVILLSIFAFVELDPTSTLLFFIVSISMVQVVFGAILEPIFMGKSFSINIIAVLVMLMFWGFLWGIPGLIMAIPITVFIKIILEQFPSTKVIASLLSGNETKLD; this is encoded by the coding sequence ATGTTAGATCAAAGACGCACAACCAACCTACTGTTGTTAATTATCGCTATCCCTTTAGTATTTTATTTACTTAAAGTGCTATCTTTTATATTTATTCCGTTGATTTTTTCAATGTTTATTGCATTACTGTTTTTACCTCTAATGCGACAATTAGGAAGAAGAAAAGTTCCAAAATTTCTAAGCATATTGGTCGTATTGCTTTTAGTGACTGTAGGTGTATATCTGGGTATCGAATTAATTCAGTTATCCAGTAGAGAAATTTTGGCTACCAAATCAGAATTTGTCCCTAAGGCAGAAGAAAAAATAGCAGATTTAAAAGTATATCTATCCAATGGTTTTGGGATTGAATTTGAACAAGATAAAGGCTTTTTAGCCCAGTTTTTTGAAAAAGAAAACTTAGGAACTACATTCGGGTTTATACGCACCTTTTTTACAACACTTCTAATGACAGCCTTTTTTGTAGTGTTATGGTTAGGTGAGTCTATAAACGTTCATAATTTGCTTAACAATACAATATTAAGGCAAAAGCACACCTCTATAAAGGCTTTTATGAAGATTGAAAAAGATTTGATTAAATTTATAAAAGTAAAGGTATTGGTTAGTGCTTTAACTGGTTTGTTCACGGGTTTAATGTGTGTAATGTTCGATGTTAGTTTTCCAATATTTTGGGGCTTATTTGCCTTTGCTATCAACTTTGTGCAAATGGTAGGTTCTTTTATTTCGGTGATTTTACTTTCAATTTTTGCCTTTGTAGAATTAGACCCTACAAGTACATTGCTCTTCTTTATAGTTTCCATTTCAATGGTTCAGGTTGTTTTTGGTGCGATTTTAGAACCAATTTTTATGGGAAAATCTTTTTCAATAAATATCATTGCAGTGTTAGTTATGCTGATGTTCTGGGGATTTTTATGGGGAATTCCTGGTCTAATTATGGCAATTCCAATAACTGTTTTTATAAAGATTATTTTGGAACAGTTCCCTAGCACTAAAGTCATTGCGAGCCTTCTTTCAGGAAATGAGACCAAATTAGACTAA
- the dnaB gene encoding replicative DNA helicase — protein sequence MKQPNPIQGYKVDKSTIISLEKGKIPPQAIDLEEVVLGAMMIDKKGVDEVIDILSPEAFYKDAHKYIFEAIFKLFENSEPIDLLTVSSQLKKDEKLEMVGGDFYLISLTQRVSSSAHIEFHARIILQKYIQRSLIKISNEIIEEAYDETKDVFDLLDNAEAKLYEVTQGNVKKSTETAQSLVIQAKKKIEEISNKEGLSGIPTGFDKLDKLTSGWQPSDLIIVAARPGMGKTALTLTMARNIAVDFNQPVAFFSLEMSSVQLITRLISSETGLSSEKLRTGKLEKHEWEQLNVKVKTLEKAPLYIDDTPSLSIFDLRAKARRLASQYGIKMIMIDYLQLMTAGGSQKGGNREQEISMISRNLKALAKELNVPVIALSQLSRAVETRGGSKRPLLSDLRESGAIEQDADIVSFIYRPEYYKIDEWDDEERSPTEGQGEFIVAKHRNGGLENIRLKFIGHLGKFDNLDDFDTPFEFQSKLNAAANDDTFKPDSFPSASDAFDGPDDDGVPF from the coding sequence ATGAAACAACCCAACCCAATACAAGGTTATAAAGTCGATAAAAGCACTATCATTAGTTTAGAGAAAGGTAAAATACCTCCGCAAGCTATTGATTTAGAGGAAGTTGTGCTTGGTGCAATGATGATTGATAAAAAAGGTGTTGATGAGGTTATTGATATTTTAAGCCCAGAAGCTTTTTATAAAGATGCTCATAAATATATCTTCGAAGCTATTTTCAAATTATTTGAAAATAGTGAACCAATTGACTTATTAACCGTTTCATCTCAATTAAAGAAAGATGAAAAACTAGAAATGGTTGGTGGTGATTTTTACCTCATTTCATTAACACAACGCGTATCTTCTTCAGCACATATTGAGTTTCATGCACGTATTATTCTTCAAAAATATATTCAAAGAAGTTTAATTAAAATTTCGAACGAAATTATCGAAGAAGCTTATGATGAAACTAAAGATGTTTTCGATCTGTTAGATAATGCAGAAGCTAAACTTTATGAAGTTACTCAAGGCAACGTTAAGAAATCCACAGAGACAGCACAAAGCTTAGTAATTCAAGCCAAAAAGAAGATTGAAGAAATTTCCAATAAAGAAGGATTAAGTGGTATACCAACAGGGTTTGACAAGTTAGATAAATTAACATCTGGTTGGCAACCTTCAGATTTAATTATCGTTGCAGCACGTCCAGGTATGGGTAAAACTGCTCTAACGCTTACCATGGCAAGAAATATTGCTGTAGATTTCAACCAACCTGTGGCGTTCTTCTCTCTAGAGATGTCTTCCGTACAGTTAATTACGCGTTTAATTTCCAGTGAAACAGGTTTATCTTCTGAAAAGTTAAGAACAGGTAAACTTGAAAAACACGAGTGGGAACAGCTTAATGTTAAAGTTAAAACTTTAGAAAAGGCACCGTTATATATTGATGATACACCATCGCTATCCATTTTCGATTTAAGAGCAAAGGCGCGTCGTTTGGCATCGCAGTATGGTATAAAGATGATTATGATTGATTATTTGCAGTTAATGACTGCAGGTGGAAGTCAAAAAGGTGGTAATCGTGAACAGGAAATTTCTATGATTTCGCGTAACCTGAAGGCTTTAGCAAAAGAGCTTAACGTTCCGGTAATTGCGTTATCTCAGTTATCGCGTGCTGTAGAAACACGTGGAGGTAGTAAAAGACCTTTATTATCAGATTTACGTGAATCTGGTGCGATTGAGCAAGATGCTGATATTGTGTCGTTCATATACAGACCTGAATATTATAAAATCGATGAGTGGGATGATGAAGAGCGTTCTCCAACAGAGGGTCAAGGTGAGTTTATTGTAGCAAAACACAGAAATGGTGGTTTAGAAAACATTAGATTGAAGTTTATCGGTCATTTAGGTAAGTTTGATAACCTTGATGATTTTGATACTCCTTTCGAGTTTCAATCTAAATTGAATGCGGCTGCAAATGATGATACTTTTAAGCCAGATAGTTTCCCTTCTGCCTCTGATGCCTTTGATGGTCCAGATGATGATGGAGTGCCTTTTTAA
- a CDS encoding acetyl-CoA carboxylase carboxyltransferase subunit alpha, giving the protein MEYLEFELPIKELEEQLDKCQIIGKESDVDVTETCKQIEKKLAETKKEIYKNLTAWQRVQLSRHPNRPYTLDHIKALCGDSFLELHGDRNVKDDKAMIGGLGKIGDQTYMFIGQQKGYNTKTRQYRNFGMSNPEGYRKALRLMKSAEKFGIPVVTLIDTPGAYPGLEAEERGQGEAIARNILEMARLKVPIITIIIGEGASGGALGIGVGDKVMMLENTWYSVISPESCSSILWRSWEYKEQAAEALKLTAKDMKRMKLVDQIIKEPLGGAHTDREKTFLAVRDAIVKSYEELKNLSPKELVKNRMNKYDEMGVYKD; this is encoded by the coding sequence ATGGAATATTTAGAGTTTGAATTACCTATAAAAGAACTAGAAGAGCAGCTTGACAAATGCCAAATTATTGGAAAAGAGAGTGATGTAGATGTTACAGAGACCTGTAAACAGATTGAAAAAAAGCTCGCTGAAACCAAAAAAGAAATCTACAAAAACCTTACAGCTTGGCAACGTGTTCAGTTGTCTCGTCATCCTAACAGACCATATACTTTAGATCATATTAAGGCACTTTGCGGTGATTCTTTCTTAGAATTGCACGGGGACCGAAATGTAAAAGATGATAAAGCAATGATTGGTGGTTTGGGTAAAATTGGTGACCAAACATATATGTTTATTGGCCAGCAAAAAGGTTATAACACCAAGACCAGACAATACAGAAACTTCGGAATGTCTAATCCCGAAGGTTATCGTAAGGCATTACGTCTTATGAAGTCGGCTGAGAAATTCGGAATTCCTGTAGTAACTTTAATAGATACTCCAGGTGCTTACCCTGGTTTAGAAGCAGAAGAAAGAGGACAAGGAGAAGCTATTGCCAGAAACATTTTAGAAATGGCTCGTTTAAAAGTTCCAATCATCACAATCATCATTGGAGAAGGAGCTTCTGGTGGTGCATTAGGAATTGGAGTAGGTGACAAAGTAATGATGCTAGAAAACACATGGTACTCTGTAATCTCTCCTGAATCTTGTTCTTCAATTTTATGGAGAAGTTGGGAGTATAAAGAGCAAGCGGCAGAAGCCTTAAAGCTTACAGCAAAAGATATGAAGCGCATGAAGCTTGTAGATCAAATCATAAAAGAACCACTTGGTGGTGCCCATACAGACCGAGAAAAAACATTTTTAGCTGTAAGAGATGCAATCGTAAAGTCTTACGAAGAGTTAAAAAACTTATCACCAAAAGAACTCGTGAAAAATCGTATGAATAAATACGATGAAATGGGAGTCTATAAAGACTAA